In Nicotiana tabacum cultivar K326 chromosome 11, ASM71507v2, whole genome shotgun sequence, a single window of DNA contains:
- the LOC107764157 gene encoding OVARIAN TUMOR DOMAIN-containing deubiquitinating enzyme 11-like isoform X2, translated as MTEYGNSRGSSSSTASSLNSSSQGTEDDHAIAKILAEEEEQNALRYGGKLGKRLSHLDSIPHTPRVIGQIPDPNHATLDHERLSGRLAANGLAEFQIQGDGNCQFRALADQLYHNPEYHKHVRKEVVKQLKHFRKLYESYVPMKYKSYRKKMKRLGEWGDHITLQAAADRYGVKICLVTSFRENGYIEILPKDIQPSREVPARVRRKKHWLF; from the exons ATGACTGAATATGGAAACTCAAGAGGAAGCTCGAGTTCGACGGCGTCTAGTTTGAATAGCAGTTCACAAGGTACGGAGGATGATCATGCCATTGCAAAAATATTggctgaagaagaagaacaaaatgcTTTGAGGTATGGGGGAAAGCTTGGCAAGCGACTCTCTCATTTGGACTCAATCCCG CATACTCCGCGGGTTATTGGGCAGATACCTGATCCTAATCATGCAACACTTGACCATGAGAGGCTCTCTGGCAG GTTGGCAGCAAATGGGCTTGCTGAATTTCAAATTCAAGGAGATGGAAATTGCCAG TTTCGAGCCCTTGCAGATCAGTTGTATCATAATCCAGAGTATCATAAGCATGTGAGAAAGGAGGTTGTCAAACAG CTAAAGCATTTCAGAAAGTTATATGAAAGTTATGTTCCCATGAAATACAAAAGCTACCGGAAGAAGATGAAGAG GTTGGGGGAATGGGGAGATCATATCACTCTCCAAGCAGCTGCAGATAGA TATGGAGTAAAAATATGTTTGGTCACTTCTTTTCGCGAAAATGGCTACATTGAGATCCTTCCTAAGGACATACAGCCCTCTAGAG AGGTGCCTGCTAGAGTGCGCAGAAAGAAGCATTGGCTTTTCTGA
- the LOC107764157 gene encoding OVARIAN TUMOR DOMAIN-containing deubiquitinating enzyme 11-like isoform X1: MTEYGNSRGSSSSTASSLNSSSQGTEDDHAIAKILAEEEEQNALRYGGKLGKRLSHLDSIPHTPRVIGQIPDPNHATLDHERLSGRLAANGLAEFQIQGDGNCQFRALADQLYHNPEYHKHVRKEVVKQLKHFRKLYESYVPMKYKSYRKKMKRLGEWGDHITLQAAADRYGVKICLVTSFRENGYIEILPKDIQPSRELWLSFWSEVHYNSLYVIGEVPARVRRKKHWLF, translated from the exons ATGACTGAATATGGAAACTCAAGAGGAAGCTCGAGTTCGACGGCGTCTAGTTTGAATAGCAGTTCACAAGGTACGGAGGATGATCATGCCATTGCAAAAATATTggctgaagaagaagaacaaaatgcTTTGAGGTATGGGGGAAAGCTTGGCAAGCGACTCTCTCATTTGGACTCAATCCCG CATACTCCGCGGGTTATTGGGCAGATACCTGATCCTAATCATGCAACACTTGACCATGAGAGGCTCTCTGGCAG GTTGGCAGCAAATGGGCTTGCTGAATTTCAAATTCAAGGAGATGGAAATTGCCAG TTTCGAGCCCTTGCAGATCAGTTGTATCATAATCCAGAGTATCATAAGCATGTGAGAAAGGAGGTTGTCAAACAG CTAAAGCATTTCAGAAAGTTATATGAAAGTTATGTTCCCATGAAATACAAAAGCTACCGGAAGAAGATGAAGAG GTTGGGGGAATGGGGAGATCATATCACTCTCCAAGCAGCTGCAGATAGA TATGGAGTAAAAATATGTTTGGTCACTTCTTTTCGCGAAAATGGCTACATTGAGATCCTTCCTAAGGACATACAGCCCTCTAGAG AATTGTGGCTGAGTTTCTGGAGTGAAGTGCATTACAATTCTCTATACGTGATTGGAG AGGTGCCTGCTAGAGTGCGCAGAAAGAAGCATTGGCTTTTCTGA